The uncultured Desulfuromonas sp. genome has a segment encoding these proteins:
- the ppdK gene encoding pyruvate, phosphate dikinase translates to MAVKYVYFFGDGKAEGTGSMKNLLGGKGANLAEMTSIGLPVPAGFTITTEVCTEFYKNDRNYPAELKAQVDEQLQAVEQLMGKKFGDGENPLLVSVRSGARASMPGMMDTVLNLGLNDETVKGIVKQSGDERFAYDSYRRFIQMYANVVKNMDGEILEDILEEMKEQRGVEEDTALTADDLKELVSLFKNKYTEVLGEAFPTDPEEQLWGAIGAVFGSWMNQRAITYRRLNNIPAEWGTAVNVQSMVFGNMGDDCATGVAFTRNPSTGENLFFGEFLINAQGEDVVAGIRTPQPINKAGGDGSLPSMEEVMPESYNQLMEIQQKLEKHYRDMQDIEFTIEKGRLFMLQTRNGKRTAKAAVKVAVDMVKEGLITEKEAVLRVAPEQLDQLLHPSLDPKAAKTVIAKGLPASPGAASGEIVFSADEAENAKGMGLKVILVRIETSPEDIHGMHAAEGILTARGGMTSHAAVVARGMGKCCVSGCGEIKINYDTQQFTDSKGNVYKKGDVVTLDGSSGEVMSGTVPTVQPELTGDFGLLMEWVDSIRRLKVRTNADTPADSAVARQFGAEGIGLCRTEHMFFDADRIMAVREMILAEDLDGRKNALAKIIGMQREDFLGLFREMKGLPVTIRLLDPPLHEFLPHTDKEIDELAASMNVTAEKLKQKVEFLHEFNPMLGHRGCRLGITFPEVYDMQVRAIMEAACQLVKNEGYDIVPEIMIPLISSVKELEILRANAVKVADEVIAEFDVKVEYLVGTMIELPRAAITADEVAEQAEFFSFGTNDLTQTTYGLSRDDAGKFLPLYVEQEIFPEDPFVAIDQSGVGELVKMGCEKGRKTRPNIKLGICGEHGGEPSSVIFCHKIGLDYVSCSPYRVPIARLAAAHAVLLEEQEA, encoded by the coding sequence ATGGCAGTCAAGTACGTGTACTTCTTCGGCGATGGCAAAGCTGAAGGCACAGGATCAATGAAGAATCTGTTGGGGGGCAAAGGAGCCAATCTGGCTGAAATGACCTCTATCGGCCTGCCGGTCCCCGCCGGTTTCACCATTACCACCGAGGTATGCACCGAGTTTTATAAAAACGACCGCAACTACCCGGCAGAACTTAAAGCCCAGGTGGATGAGCAGTTGCAGGCTGTTGAGCAACTCATGGGCAAAAAATTCGGCGATGGCGAAAATCCGCTGCTGGTGTCGGTGCGTTCCGGCGCCCGTGCTTCCATGCCCGGCATGATGGATACGGTTCTTAATCTGGGCCTCAATGATGAGACGGTCAAGGGGATTGTCAAGCAAAGCGGCGACGAGCGCTTTGCCTACGACTCCTACCGCCGTTTCATCCAGATGTATGCCAACGTTGTTAAGAACATGGACGGCGAAATTCTCGAAGATATCCTCGAGGAGATGAAAGAACAGCGCGGTGTGGAAGAAGATACCGCTTTGACTGCCGATGATCTCAAAGAACTGGTCAGCCTGTTCAAAAATAAATACACCGAAGTGCTCGGTGAAGCCTTCCCGACCGATCCCGAAGAGCAACTGTGGGGCGCCATCGGTGCGGTGTTCGGTTCGTGGATGAACCAACGTGCCATCACTTACCGCCGTTTAAATAACATTCCGGCCGAGTGGGGCACCGCGGTCAATGTTCAGTCCATGGTGTTCGGTAACATGGGCGATGACTGCGCGACAGGTGTGGCCTTTACCCGTAACCCCTCCACCGGCGAAAACCTGTTCTTCGGTGAGTTCCTGATCAATGCGCAGGGCGAGGACGTTGTTGCCGGTATCCGCACGCCGCAGCCGATCAACAAGGCCGGTGGCGACGGCAGCCTGCCCTCCATGGAAGAGGTGATGCCCGAGAGCTACAACCAGCTCATGGAGATCCAGCAGAAGCTGGAGAAGCACTACCGTGACATGCAGGACATCGAGTTCACCATTGAAAAAGGTCGCCTGTTCATGCTGCAGACCCGTAACGGCAAGCGTACCGCCAAAGCAGCGGTCAAAGTTGCCGTTGACATGGTCAAGGAAGGGCTGATCACTGAGAAGGAAGCCGTGCTGCGTGTCGCACCCGAGCAGCTCGATCAACTGCTGCATCCGTCTCTTGATCCCAAAGCCGCTAAGACCGTCATCGCCAAAGGTCTGCCCGCTTCGCCGGGCGCAGCCTCCGGTGAGATCGTTTTCTCCGCCGATGAGGCGGAGAACGCCAAAGGCATGGGCCTGAAAGTGATCCTGGTGCGCATCGAAACCAGTCCGGAAGATATTCACGGTATGCACGCCGCCGAAGGGATTCTGACCGCGCGCGGCGGCATGACCTCTCACGCCGCTGTTGTTGCCCGTGGCATGGGGAAATGCTGCGTGTCCGGTTGCGGCGAGATCAAGATCAACTACGACACCCAGCAATTCACCGACAGTAAAGGCAATGTCTACAAAAAAGGCGATGTCGTCACCCTCGACGGTTCCAGTGGTGAAGTGATGAGCGGTACCGTGCCCACGGTTCAACCGGAGCTGACCGGTGACTTCGGCCTGCTCATGGAGTGGGTTGATTCGATCCGTCGCCTGAAAGTTCGCACCAATGCCGATACTCCGGCCGACTCCGCCGTCGCCCGCCAGTTTGGCGCCGAAGGGATCGGCCTGTGCCGTACCGAGCATATGTTCTTCGACGCCGACCGCATCATGGCGGTTCGCGAGATGATCCTCGCCGAAGACCTTGACGGCCGTAAGAATGCGCTGGCCAAGATCATCGGCATGCAGCGCGAGGACTTCCTCGGCCTGTTCCGTGAAATGAAAGGTCTGCCGGTCACCATTCGTCTGCTCGATCCGCCGCTGCACGAGTTCCTGCCGCACACCGACAAGGAGATCGATGAGCTGGCCGCCAGCATGAACGTCACGGCTGAGAAGCTCAAACAGAAGGTCGAATTTCTTCACGAATTCAACCCGATGCTCGGCCACCGTGGCTGCCGTCTCGGCATCACGTTCCCCGAGGTCTACGACATGCAGGTGCGTGCCATCATGGAAGCGGCCTGCCAACTGGTCAAAAACGAGGGCTATGACATCGTCCCCGAGATCATGATTCCGCTGATCAGCAGCGTTAAGGAGCTGGAGATTCTCCGCGCCAATGCCGTGAAAGTTGCTGATGAAGTGATCGCTGAGTTCGACGTCAAGGTCGAGTACCTGGTCGGTACCATGATCGAGCTGCCCCGCGCCGCCATCACCGCCGACGAGGTTGCCGAGCAGGCGGAATTCTTCTCCTTCGGTACCAACGACCTGACCCAGACCACTTACGGTCTGTCGCGTGACGACGCCGGTAAGTTCCTGCCGCTCTATGTTGAGCAGGAGATCTTCCCGGAAGATCCGTTTGTTGCCATCGACCAGAGCGGTGTCGGCGAACTGGTCAAAATGGGCTGTGAAAAAGGTCGTAAAACGCGCCCCAACATCAAGTTGGGTATTTGTGGTGAGCACGGCGGTGAGCCGAGCAGTGTTATCTTCTGCCACAAAATCGGTCTGGACTATGTGTCCTGCTCGCCGTACCGGGTGCCTATCGCCCGTCTGGCTGCCGCGCATGCGGTTCTGCTGGAAGAGCAGGAAGCCTGA
- the glyS gene encoding glycine--tRNA ligase subunit beta codes for MAKELFLEIGTEEIPAGMLPVAMRDLERMIRKELTNARVGFGEVTTYATPRRLVLSVADVAEQQERQELNLSGPSVKVAFDADGNPTKAALGFARSNGVEVSELTQQETEKGTYLFLSKVIEGQPIKEQLPEIMERIVSSLSFKKSMRWKDLDVRFARPVHWLIALFGGEVIPFSWGNLTSGNTSYGHRFMAPAGFDVTGLDDFVAKAREHFVIVDPEERKQIIAREIERVAGEEGGALNVDEDLLEEVAYLVEDPTPLCGSFEEEFLQLPDELLITSMKEHQRYFTLADTEGRLLPKFITISNTRPTDPDVVVKGNERVLRARLSDAMFFWKEDQKTPLQNRLEALKNVVYQAQLGTSYAKVQRFTALAEDLANQFDAEVVELTRRAAQLCKCDLETGMVYEFPELQGVMGREYATIEGEDPRVAKAIFEHYLPVQAGGDLPSDNVGAFVSIADKIDTICGCFGVGLIPTGTADPYALRRCAIGVLNILLDRGFTVSIPELVAKAVTQLEDKLNRSVEEVTADVVEFIRLRFVNMMTGGETATDVVEAVLAARFDDVMDARQRIEALSAMKQQPEFEALAATFKRVGNIIKGGVTDAVDQGCFEQDCERALYQALQQVQQDVARLMADGDYPGALRAIGSLRPAVDAFFDGVMVMAEDEAVKRNRLALLTQVAGLFAGLADFSRIAA; via the coding sequence ATGGCAAAAGAACTGTTTCTGGAAATAGGGACTGAGGAAATTCCCGCCGGCATGTTGCCGGTGGCCATGCGTGACCTGGAACGGATGATTCGCAAAGAACTGACCAATGCCCGGGTTGGTTTTGGCGAGGTGACCACCTATGCCACACCGCGCCGTCTGGTGCTGTCCGTCGCTGATGTGGCTGAGCAGCAGGAACGCCAGGAACTTAATCTCTCCGGCCCGTCGGTCAAAGTCGCCTTTGATGCCGACGGCAATCCGACCAAAGCGGCACTGGGCTTTGCCCGTTCCAACGGTGTCGAGGTTTCCGAACTGACCCAACAGGAAACCGAAAAGGGCACCTATCTGTTTTTGTCCAAAGTGATTGAAGGCCAGCCGATCAAAGAGCAGCTGCCGGAAATCATGGAGCGGATCGTCAGCAGTCTGTCGTTTAAGAAATCGATGCGCTGGAAAGATCTCGATGTGCGTTTTGCCCGTCCGGTCCATTGGCTGATTGCCCTGTTCGGTGGCGAGGTGATTCCGTTTTCCTGGGGCAACCTGACGTCCGGCAACACCTCCTACGGTCATCGCTTTATGGCCCCGGCTGGTTTTGACGTCACCGGCCTGGACGATTTTGTTGCCAAGGCCCGTGAGCACTTTGTCATTGTTGATCCCGAGGAGCGCAAGCAGATTATTGCCCGCGAAATCGAGCGTGTTGCCGGTGAAGAGGGTGGTGCCCTGAACGTTGACGAAGATCTGCTCGAAGAAGTGGCCTACCTGGTGGAAGACCCCACCCCGCTGTGCGGCAGCTTTGAAGAGGAATTTTTGCAACTGCCCGACGAATTGCTGATCACCAGCATGAAGGAGCATCAACGCTACTTCACCCTGGCCGATACTGAAGGGCGTCTGTTGCCGAAATTTATCACCATTTCCAATACCCGCCCGACCGACCCTGACGTGGTGGTCAAAGGCAATGAGCGCGTGTTGCGCGCCCGCCTGTCCGATGCGATGTTCTTCTGGAAAGAAGACCAGAAAACTCCGCTGCAAAATCGCCTCGAAGCGTTGAAAAACGTCGTCTATCAGGCCCAGCTCGGCACCAGTTATGCCAAGGTGCAGCGCTTCACCGCCCTGGCTGAAGATCTGGCCAATCAGTTTGATGCCGAGGTGGTTGAACTGACCCGCCGCGCCGCGCAACTGTGTAAATGCGACCTGGAAACCGGCATGGTTTACGAATTTCCCGAGCTTCAGGGCGTCATGGGCCGTGAATACGCCACCATCGAAGGGGAAGATCCGCGCGTGGCCAAGGCGATTTTTGAACACTATCTGCCGGTGCAGGCCGGCGGTGATCTGCCCAGCGACAATGTCGGGGCGTTTGTGTCCATCGCCGACAAGATAGACACCATTTGCGGCTGCTTCGGTGTCGGACTGATCCCGACCGGGACCGCCGATCCTTATGCGCTGCGCCGTTGTGCGATCGGCGTACTCAATATTCTGCTTGATCGCGGCTTCACCGTCTCCATTCCGGAGCTGGTGGCCAAGGCGGTCACGCAACTGGAAGACAAGCTGAATCGCAGTGTCGAGGAAGTGACCGCCGATGTGGTCGAGTTCATTCGCCTGCGTTTTGTCAATATGATGACGGGTGGAGAAACGGCGACTGATGTCGTGGAAGCGGTTCTGGCCGCCCGATTTGATGATGTGATGGATGCCCGTCAGCGTATTGAAGCGCTGTCGGCCATGAAGCAACAACCTGAATTCGAAGCCCTGGCCGCAACATTCAAGCGTGTCGGTAACATCATTAAGGGGGGTGTGACCGATGCCGTTGACCAAGGGTGCTTTGAGCAGGACTGTGAGAGAGCGTTGTATCAAGCATTACAACAGGTTCAGCAGGATGTCGCCCGTCTAATGGCGGACGGCGACTATCCTGGTGCATTGCGCGCGATTGGTTCATTACGTCCGGCCGTGGATGCCTTTTTTGACGGCGTCATGGTGATGGCGGAGGATGAAGCGGTCAAACGCAATCGACTGGCTCTGTTGACACAGGTTGCCGGGCTGTTTGCCGGTTTGGCGGATTTTTCCCGAATTGCGGCATGA
- a CDS encoding Rossmann-like and DUF2520 domain-containing protein: protein MKQRIALIGPGRLGQAVGALLQQAGYPITAIVGRDQQRAREAAQFIGAALMATTDLKRCSRADLILCCVGDDQLAPLGEALVEVLADHPQPTVIHFSGRHRAAILRPEDPRAAHWQVMSIHPLQTFASGEQGLDSLPGSFCAVEGKEELFPLGAKLSLELGCQPFRLRSEDKERYHAAACMASNFVTTLFHQASTLMAETLEDPTMAATVLAPIFQTAATNTLNLGPHQALTGPIVRGDIDTIRGHLQQLAEHNPQRLPFYLELAEQTRQLAVESKRLAPERAAQLKELLERYTISS, encoded by the coding sequence ATGAAACAGCGCATCGCCCTGATCGGACCGGGGCGACTCGGCCAGGCCGTCGGTGCCCTGCTGCAGCAGGCGGGGTATCCGATCACCGCCATTGTCGGTCGTGACCAGCAGCGCGCACGCGAAGCCGCTCAGTTCATCGGTGCCGCGCTGATGGCAACCACGGACCTGAAACGCTGCAGCCGCGCCGATCTGATCTTGTGCTGCGTCGGTGATGATCAACTGGCCCCGCTGGGAGAAGCCCTGGTGGAAGTTCTCGCCGATCACCCCCAACCGACCGTCATCCATTTCAGCGGTCGCCATCGCGCCGCGATTCTGCGCCCGGAAGACCCGCGCGCCGCGCACTGGCAGGTGATGAGCATCCATCCGTTGCAAACGTTTGCCAGTGGCGAACAGGGGCTGGATTCGTTGCCGGGCAGCTTTTGCGCCGTCGAAGGGAAAGAGGAGCTGTTTCCCCTCGGCGCCAAGCTGTCTCTCGAACTCGGCTGTCAACCCTTCCGGTTACGCTCCGAAGACAAAGAGCGCTACCATGCCGCAGCCTGCATGGCCTCCAACTTTGTCACCACCCTGTTTCATCAGGCCAGCACCCTGATGGCCGAGACTCTGGAAGATCCGACCATGGCCGCCACCGTGCTGGCGCCCATTTTCCAGACCGCAGCCACCAACACCTTGAATCTCGGCCCCCACCAAGCCCTGACCGGCCCGATTGTCCGCGGTGATATCGACACCATTCGCGGTCATCTGCAACAGTTAGCCGAGCACAATCCGCAGCGACTGCCCTTCTACCTCGAACTCGCTGAACAGACTCGGCAACTGGCAGTGGAGAGCAAAAGACTCGCCCCGGAGCGGGCGGCACAGCTTAAAGAACTGCTGGAAAGATACACGATCTCGTCATAG
- a CDS encoding D-2-hydroxyacid dehydrogenase has translation MNIVVLDGYTLNSGDLDWAALQALGKCEIYPRTAPDQIVERARDAEIVLTNKVVLGERELQELPKLRYIGVLATGTNVVDLDAAARRQIVVTNVPAYSTMSVAQMVFSLLLELVQQVGHHNRRVHDGAWSDSVDFSFRETPLMELDGLTLGIVGFGHIGQAVARIGESFGMKVLVHVRRSHRFKELHQGHGPSDVELDNLFAQSDVISLHCPLTEQTHHLVDERRLGLMKPGGILINTARGPLLDEVAVAKALQGRRLAGLGVDVLSSEPPSAENPLLTAPNCVITPHIAWATLAARQRLLATVVANVAAFQAGMPQNVVN, from the coding sequence ATGAACATTGTTGTCTTAGATGGTTATACCCTGAATTCCGGGGATCTCGATTGGGCCGCGTTGCAAGCCCTCGGCAAGTGTGAGATCTATCCGCGTACTGCGCCGGATCAGATCGTCGAGCGTGCGCGGGATGCCGAGATTGTTTTAACCAACAAGGTGGTGCTTGGCGAGCGCGAATTGCAGGAGTTGCCGAAACTGCGTTATATCGGTGTGCTGGCGACCGGCACCAATGTCGTTGACCTGGATGCGGCGGCTCGGCGACAGATTGTCGTCACCAACGTTCCGGCCTACAGCACCATGTCGGTTGCGCAGATGGTGTTTTCCCTGTTGCTGGAGCTGGTGCAGCAGGTGGGGCATCACAACCGCCGCGTTCATGACGGAGCGTGGAGCGACAGCGTGGACTTCAGCTTTCGCGAAACACCGTTGATGGAGCTGGATGGGCTGACACTGGGGATTGTCGGTTTCGGCCATATCGGCCAGGCCGTGGCGCGGATCGGCGAGAGCTTCGGCATGAAAGTGCTGGTGCATGTGCGGCGTTCGCATCGCTTTAAAGAGCTGCATCAAGGCCATGGGCCGAGTGATGTCGAGCTGGATAACCTGTTTGCCCAGTCCGATGTGATCAGCCTGCACTGTCCTTTGACCGAACAGACCCATCATCTGGTCGACGAGCGGCGACTGGGGTTGATGAAGCCGGGAGGGATTCTGATCAATACCGCACGTGGCCCGCTGCTCGATGAAGTGGCCGTTGCTAAAGCGCTACAGGGCAGGCGTCTGGCTGGACTCGGTGTCGATGTGCTCAGCAGTGAACCGCCTTCAGCGGAGAATCCGCTGCTGACTGCGCCCAATTGCGTGATTACTCCGCACATTGCCTGGGCGACGCTGGCGGCACGGCAACGTTTGTTGGCGACGGTCGTCGCCAATGTGGCGGCGTTTCAGGCGGGAATGCCGCAGAATGTGGTCAACTGA
- the glyQ gene encoding glycine--tRNA ligase subunit alpha has product MTFQDLILSLQNYWAQQGCVIQQPYDIEKGAGTFNPATFLRSLGPEPWNVAYVEPSRRPTDGRYGENPNRLQHYYQFQVILKPAPMNIQELYLDSLKSFGIDSASHDIRFVEDDWESPTLGAWGLGWEVWLDGMEITQFTYFQQVGGIDLKPIPGEITYGCERIAMYLQGVDNVYDLEWVNGVKYGDIHHQTEVEFSAYNFEEADTAMLFQLFDMYEKECIKLAEKELVFPAYDFVMKASHAFNLLDARGAISVTERAHYIGRVRNLSRLCAEGYVAQRERLGFPLLKK; this is encoded by the coding sequence GTGACTTTTCAGGATTTGATTCTGTCGCTGCAGAATTACTGGGCACAGCAGGGCTGTGTCATCCAGCAACCCTATGATATTGAAAAAGGTGCGGGTACCTTCAATCCGGCCACTTTCCTGCGTTCCCTTGGCCCAGAGCCCTGGAACGTTGCCTATGTCGAGCCGTCGCGCCGTCCCACGGATGGCCGTTACGGCGAGAACCCCAATCGTCTTCAGCACTATTATCAGTTTCAGGTCATTCTCAAGCCGGCGCCGATGAATATTCAGGAGCTGTATCTTGACTCCCTGAAAAGTTTTGGTATTGATTCAGCCAGTCACGACATCCGTTTTGTCGAGGATGATTGGGAATCGCCGACCCTCGGTGCCTGGGGCCTGGGCTGGGAAGTGTGGCTTGACGGCATGGAGATCACTCAGTTTACCTATTTCCAGCAAGTCGGCGGCATCGATCTCAAGCCGATTCCCGGCGAGATCACCTATGGGTGTGAGCGCATCGCCATGTACCTGCAGGGCGTCGACAATGTCTATGATCTGGAATGGGTCAATGGCGTCAAGTACGGTGATATCCATCACCAGACCGAAGTGGAGTTTTCCGCCTATAACTTCGAGGAAGCCGATACGGCCATGTTGTTCCAACTGTTCGACATGTACGAGAAGGAATGCATTAAACTGGCGGAAAAAGAGTTGGTGTTCCCGGCCTATGACTTCGTCATGAAGGCCTCTCACGCATTTAACCTGCTCGATGCCCGCGGGGCGATCTCCGTCACCGAGCGCGCCCACTACATCGGCCGCGTGCGCAATCTGTCACGGTTGTGTGCCGAAGGCTATGTGGCGCAACGCGAACGGCTGGGATTCCCGCTGCTGAAAAAATAA
- a CDS encoding fumarylacetoacetate hydrolase family protein, whose amino-acid sequence MHHITLQGEATPIAVGKIVCLARNYVAHAEELGNEVPSDPVLFIKPATSIIKDGDTMVIPDYSDDCHHEVELAVLIGRTAHKVTAEDAMDYVSGYGIGIDMTLRDTQAVLKEKGYPWELAKGFDTSCPLSEFVPADQVNDPHDLAIRLQVNDDVRQDANTGLMIRRIPETIAAITRAFTLEPGDLILTGTPAGVGRVVAGDRMIAEIEGVGTLQVDVQ is encoded by the coding sequence TTGCCGTCGGCAAGATTGTCTGTCTGGCGCGCAATTACGTGGCCCACGCCGAAGAGCTTGGCAATGAAGTGCCCAGCGATCCGGTGCTGTTCATCAAACCGGCTACCAGCATCATCAAAGACGGTGACACGATGGTGATTCCCGACTACTCCGATGACTGCCACCACGAAGTGGAACTGGCGGTGCTTATCGGTCGTACAGCGCACAAAGTCACCGCCGAAGACGCCATGGACTATGTTTCCGGTTACGGCATCGGCATCGACATGACCCTGCGCGACACTCAGGCGGTGTTGAAAGAAAAAGGCTATCCGTGGGAGTTGGCCAAAGGCTTTGACACGTCCTGCCCGCTGTCGGAGTTTGTCCCGGCTGACCAGGTCAACGACCCGCACGATCTGGCCATCCGCCTGCAGGTGAACGATGACGTGCGCCAGGATGCCAATACCGGCCTGATGATCCGGCGTATTCCGGAAACCATTGCCGCCATCACCCGCGCTTTCACCCTGGAGCCGGGCGATCTGATTCTCACCGGCACACCGGCCGGCGTGGGTCGTGTGGTTGCCGGCGACCGGATGATCGCCGAAATTGAAGGCGTCGGCACCCTGCAGGTCGACGTTCAATGA
- a CDS encoding class I SAM-dependent methyltransferase: MASNRIIEEPCPLCRSGGSGLFGEDRRRCYWRCPCCALVFVARNDLLTPQEEKAEYDLHENAPDDPGYRRFLGRLFTPLQQRLANGALGLDFGCGPGPTLSVMAVECGLEMQLYDPFYAPDQSVLTQRYDFITATEVVEHLHHPAEDLDRLWQLLQPGGILAIMTKLVIDQQAFQNWHYKNDRTHVRFFSRQTFHWLAEKWQAQLAFVDKDVIFLHKNERKNGQKDKEER, encoded by the coding sequence ATGGCGTCCAATCGAATCATTGAAGAACCGTGCCCCTTGTGCCGGTCCGGCGGCAGTGGGCTGTTTGGCGAAGACCGGCGCCGATGCTATTGGCGCTGCCCGTGTTGCGCTCTGGTGTTTGTTGCCCGCAATGACCTGTTGACGCCGCAAGAGGAAAAAGCCGAGTACGATCTGCATGAGAACGCGCCGGATGACCCGGGCTACCGGCGTTTTCTCGGCCGCTTGTTTACGCCGTTGCAACAACGGCTTGCCAACGGCGCGCTTGGATTGGACTTTGGTTGCGGCCCCGGACCGACCCTGTCGGTGATGGCAGTGGAATGTGGCCTGGAGATGCAGCTGTATGATCCGTTTTATGCCCCGGATCAATCGGTACTGACTCAACGCTATGATTTTATCACCGCCACGGAGGTGGTTGAGCATCTGCATCATCCGGCTGAGGACCTCGACCGGTTATGGCAGCTGCTGCAGCCGGGGGGCATCCTGGCTATCATGACCAAGCTGGTGATTGACCAGCAGGCGTTTCAAAACTGGCATTACAAAAACGACCGAACCCATGTGCGCTTTTTTTCGCGTCAGACCTTTCACTGGTTGGCCGAAAAATGGCAAGCGCAACTGGCGTTTGTCGATAAGGATGTTATTTTTCTGCACAAGAATGAGAGAAAAAATGGGCAGAAGGATAAGGAGGAGCGATGA
- the recO gene encoding DNA repair protein RecO, translating into MDGPCEAIVLRCTDYGEADRIVTLLTREYGICGAFARNARNSRRRFGGALHPFSRLRITWQLRRRGGLPQLAEVDLLDGAHGLMTHLDGMALAAYSCELIMALWPEGQAIPEVFDLLRAFLPAAASDQDGETVRLLMELRLLDVAGLLPHLGHCGECWAALGTGDYRFDAARGGTLCPVCAGSHRGGVVVDSRTLGSLVRLLQVDPLLFDGIRLSPLTITQAGALLHHCVEETLGRPLKSERFLASLKRGQTGVLP; encoded by the coding sequence ATGGATGGTCCCTGCGAAGCGATTGTCCTGCGCTGCACCGATTATGGCGAAGCGGATCGTATTGTCACCCTGCTGACCCGCGAGTACGGCATCTGTGGTGCCTTTGCCCGCAATGCCCGCAACAGCCGCCGTCGTTTTGGCGGGGCTCTGCACCCGTTCAGCCGGTTGCGCATCACCTGGCAGCTGCGGCGACGCGGCGGTCTGCCCCAACTGGCTGAAGTCGATCTGCTTGACGGCGCTCATGGGCTGATGACCCATCTCGACGGCATGGCTCTGGCCGCCTACAGCTGTGAGCTGATTATGGCTCTGTGGCCGGAAGGTCAAGCGATTCCGGAAGTGTTTGACCTGCTGCGGGCTTTTTTGCCTGCGGCAGCCTCTGACCAGGATGGTGAGACGGTGCGCCTGCTGATGGAATTGCGTTTGCTTGATGTCGCGGGACTGTTGCCGCATCTTGGCCACTGTGGTGAATGCTGGGCGGCGCTGGGAACGGGGGACTACCGTTTTGATGCCGCACGCGGCGGCACCTTGTGTCCGGTTTGTGCCGGGAGTCATCGTGGTGGTGTTGTCGTCGACAGCCGCACTTTAGGCAGCCTGGTCCGTTTGCTTCAGGTGGATCCGCTGCTTTTTGACGGCATTCGGCTCAGCCCGTTGACCATTACTCAGGCCGGAGCGTTGTTGCACCATTGTGTTGAAGAAACCCTCGGTCGACCCTTGAAAAGTGAGCGTTTTCTCGCCAGTCTCAAGCGCGGTCAAACCGGAGTTTTGCCTTGA